The genome window TCGAGAAATCTTTCGTGCTGGAAATCGCTTTTGATGCAGTGCAAAGATCGTCCCGCCACAAAAGCGGTATTGCCATGCGCTTTCCCAGAATAGCGCGTCTGCGGCTCGATAAACCCGCGGCAGAGGCTGACCGGCTGGAGACCCTGGAGAGCATGCTCACCTGAAGAGAGGGAACTGCCTCCGTAACGGAAAAACCTCTGCGGGCATGCATTCGTAAAAATTCTGATCGGTCGATTATAATCAGGGATCGGATTGTGTGGAAATTAAGGCAGGTTCTGTGATTTTGGAGATGCTGCACTGCAAAAAAATGCTTGTGTGAATCGGGTCAACACCGTATCTACGCTCATGTAGCGTAGCGTTATGTCGCAGCGCTGCTTTTCTTGGACGTTTCCTCCCTAAACTTGGCGGTGTCTGCGTGGCACCGCCAATTTTTTTGTCTTTATTCTATCAATTCAGACAGCGTGGGAGAGAAGGGCGGCGGTGGCGCCCAGGCCGTTCATCAAGGATGTCATGGCCTGACGAATCATTGAGAAATGAGCGTTCTTCAGATAACGCTCCTCATCCATATACAGGACTCGGGCAATTTCGATTTGCAGGACGTGTACGCCCTTTCCCGGGCGTCCGTAATGCTGTGTGACATAGCCTCCCGCATAAGGATTATTCCGCCGTACGGCATAACCAAGGCGCTGGAGAGTGGCTTCCGCAGCCATGGTGATGGTATTGGCGCAGGAGGTTCCGTGCAAATCACCTAAAACCATGTCGGCATCGTTCTGACGGCGCGGGATCCGGTTACCATGCAGTCCGACGGGGGAGGGCATGGAATGACAATCGACCAGCAAACACATACCGAACCGGTTGCGGGTTTCCTCAATCAGTTGTGACAGCGCGGTATGGTAAGGCTGCCAGCAATCATGGATTCTGGCCGCGGCTTCTGAAAACAACAGCTTGCGGCGATAGATCGGCTCACCAGAAGCGACGATCCGGGCCAGGGTACCGAGACCGGCCTCGACCCTTGCACTGCCGGTATTGACCCAGTCAGGCAGGGCTTCCTCGAACATGGTCGGATCCAGTTCCCATGCTTCCCGATTGGGATCACACCACGCACGGGGAAAATGGGCGCGCAGGATCGGGGCTCCTAATTCGGGCGCTGCACCGAAAAGCTCATCGACGAAGCAATCCTCGCTTTTGCGCAGGGTGTCGTAATCAAGGCGGGAAATGGACAGAAAATCAGGGCTGTAGAGATTTCCGGAATGACCGGAAGCAATAACCATCGGCACCGTCTGGCATGCCGGCCGGACGATGCTGAGGGGGCCTTCCTGGCTGACATCCAGAACCCGATAATCCATACCCTCGATTACGTCCTGATGACAGTACGTGCAATCATAGCTTGCGCATGACGGGTTTCCGCAAAAGCACGTGGAAGGGGGACCGACACAGTGTGACGCGCGGATAAAGCCTTAGGCTGCTTGACCGTGCTAAATGGCAATTATTGATTTTAACGGGGACAGGATGGTGGGCGCGACAGGGATTGAACCTGTGACCCCCGCCATGTCAAGGCGATGCTCTACCGCTGAGCTACGCGCCCATCCTGCTTGTGCGGTGCGGGCCTTCTATCTGGCATCTGGCGGACGTGCAAGCCCCTGGAGCCCATCATTTGCACGTCCGCGTCACTTTTCACGGTTTTGCGGTTACAGTCCGTTAAACAGCGCCGTGGAGAGATACCGCTCGGCAAAGGAGGGGATGATCGTGACGATCAGCAAGCCCTCATTGGCAGGATTACGGGCCAGTTCGAGTGCCGCATGCAGGGCTGCACCGGAGGAAATACCGACCGGCAGCCCCTCCACCCGTGCCACGCGCCGGGCCACGGCCAGAGCATCACGCTCCGCGACCCGCATGATGCCATCGATCTGGGTTATGTCGAGAATCGTGGGGCGGAAGCCCGGTCCGATTCCCTGTATACCATGCGGCCCCGGTTCGTCTCCGGACAGGACAGCGCTTTCCGATGGTTCCACGGCGATAATGCGCAGATCGGGTTTGCGGGGTTTCAGGGCATGGGCAATTCCGGTCAGTGTTCCGCCAGTACCCGCACCGCCGACGATGATGTCAACCTTGCCATCCGTATCGGCCCATATTTCCTCGGCGGTGGTGGCAGCATGGGCTTCAGGATTGGCGGGGTTGTCGAACTGGCGCGGCATCCATGCGCCGGGTGTGGCGGCAATAATGGCCTCTGCCCGTGCAATGGCCCCGGCCATGCCCTGCCGGGCAGGGGTCAGCTGAACATCCACACCGAGCAGGCGGAGCATTTTCCGACGTTCAATCGATGCGCCTTCCGGCATGGTCACGACCAGCCGGTATCCTTTTGAAGCCGCGACAAATGCAAGCGCAATCCCGGTATTGCCGGAGGTCGGCTCAACCAGCACGCTGGTACTGGGATGGATCAGGCCTGCGGCCTCCGCCTTCTCGATCATTGCCAGTCCGATTCGATCCTTGACCGAGCCGAGTGGATTGAAAAATTCGAGCTTGGCAGTGATATCGGCCAACAGCCGGTCCTCGACAGTCAGACGAGGCAGGCGGATCAGGGGCGTGCCACCCACAATATCGAGAATACTGTCGTAGATTTTGCCGCGCGGTTGGGGGCGACGAAGCCCGTCTTCAGAAAGAGAATCGGTGGCGGACAAGGAGGCTACCCTGTTGCGATTGCCGCGTGATCTGGCTTTGGCGTCGTTCGGCTTTCCGTCCTGTGATGCCGTGCCTTCATGATTTATGTCCTGGGGATCGGGGCCATTCTGATCGGGCGCGGTGCCCAGAGAGACGGATTCATTGGTCATACTGGGTGATCCATATCTGTTCGTGCTTTCACTTATCGTCATAACTCTATATCACCCTTTGCAACGGTGATTTAAGGACTCGTCATGCTGCTGCGTCGTGATCGGGCCATGGTGGCGATTTCCGTTATGCTGGATGTCGGTTTCCATGGCAGTCGTACCAATACTGTCAGTGCCGCGGATATCGCGGAACGTATAGGCCTTGCACGCAGGGGAATGGAGCCGCTGCTTCAATCCCTGTCGCGGGCCGGCCTTCTGGAAAGTGTCCGTGGACCACGCGGTGGTTACCGTCTGGGCCGCCCCAAACGTGATATCAGGGTGTCCGATATCGTGGCCGTCGCTGTGGCTGATGACGGGGAGGGGCATGAAGGTCCTACCGGCCGGTTGCAGGTCGCGGTGGTTGACCGGCTTTGGGCAGAGCTGGAAGAGACCCTCCGTGCCCAGCTGGCCGCCATCACGCTGGACGATCTGCTGAAAAGAGCGGCTGCGGCAGGCTTGCGTCGGCCGGCGGCCGAGCCAATTACTTTCGTTATCTGATCGCTTGCTGGTCACGGTTCTGTCCGCATGCAGTGTGTCATGTTCCATATGCATATGCGGCATGGGGCTGCAAGCGTTAACCACATTTGTCCTTTGTGATATGTGTGGAAGCCGATGCAAAAACGTGATTTGGGCACGGATACTCCAGGAGGACTATAAATGAGCATTCAGCTTGGTCAGACGGCTCCTGATTTCGAGCAGGACAGTAATCAGGGAAAGATTCGCTTTCATGAATGGCTGGGTCAGTCATGGGGCATTTTGTTCAGCCATCCCAAAGACTTCACCCCCGTCTGCACGACGGAACTGGGAGAAGCCGCCCGCCTGGCCCCGGAATGGGAAAAGCGTAATGTTAAAGTGATTGGTCTGTCAGTCGACACGGGCGAAAACCACAAGGGCTGGGAAGCTGATATTTCTGAAACCCAGGGCCAGACAGTGAAATTCCCGATCCTCGCCGATGCGGATCGAAAGGTCAGTACCCTTTACGGCATGATCCATCCCGAAGCGGACCCCAACGTTACCGTGCGTGCCGTGTTCATTATTGATCCGAACAAGAAGGTCCGCCTGACCCTGACCTATCCGCCCAGCACAGGCCGCAACTTCAAGGAAATCCTGCGCGTTGTGGACAGCCTTCAGACATCTGACAAATTCAAGGTGGCAACGCCTGTGAACTGGGAGAAGGGGGGAGAAGCCATCATCCCGCCCAGCACCTCCGATGATGCTGCGAAGGAACAGTTCCCGCAGGGTTGGAAGACGCTGAAGCCTTATCTGCGCGTTGTAAAACTGCCTGAAGAGGCATGATCACGCGCCGTAACAGGTAGAGCTGCCGGTAACGCTGGCTCTGAAGCGGTATACTGACTATATGGGGGAAGGCGGGTAATGACCGGCTTTCCCCCCTCGTGATATTGCGGAGCGGATTGTGGGATCCGGGCCGCCGGAATTTGATATGATTGGGGCGTAAGCCATGGACGGAACCGTTTCTCCCAAGCGCAGTGGCGTGGAGCTTCTTAAGGAAACCAGCCATGGCCTGCGCGGTCGTCTGGCGGAGGAGCTGGCGGAGGGTGGCCTTCAGGTCAGTGAGGATGGCTACAATCTTCTGAAATTCCATGGCTCTTACGAGCAGTTCGACCGTGACACTGCGACTGCGCGCAAACAGCAGAAGCTGGAGAAGGAATACTCCTTCATGTTGCGCGTCCGTATGCCGGGCGGGCGTATGACCGCCGCGCAATATCTGGCCCTGGATGGGCTGGCTGATGAATACTCCAATGGCACGCTGCGTATCACGA of Granulibacter bethesdensis contains these proteins:
- a CDS encoding N-formylglutamate amidohydrolase, producing MDYRVLDVSQEGPLSIVRPACQTVPMVIASGHSGNLYSPDFLSISRLDYDTLRKSEDCFVDELFGAAPELGAPILRAHFPRAWCDPNREAWELDPTMFEEALPDWVNTGSARVEAGLGTLARIVASGEPIYRRKLLFSEAAARIHDCWQPYHTALSQLIEETRNRFGMCLLVDCHSMPSPVGLHGNRIPRRQNDADMVLGDLHGTSCANTITMAAEATLQRLGYAVRRNNPYAGGYVTQHYGRPGKGVHVLQIEIARVLYMDEERYLKNAHFSMIRQAMTSLMNGLGATAALLSHAV
- the cysK gene encoding cysteine synthase A, with amino-acid sequence MTNESVSLGTAPDQNGPDPQDINHEGTASQDGKPNDAKARSRGNRNRVASLSATDSLSEDGLRRPQPRGKIYDSILDIVGGTPLIRLPRLTVEDRLLADITAKLEFFNPLGSVKDRIGLAMIEKAEAAGLIHPSTSVLVEPTSGNTGIALAFVAASKGYRLVVTMPEGASIERRKMLRLLGVDVQLTPARQGMAGAIARAEAIIAATPGAWMPRQFDNPANPEAHAATTAEEIWADTDGKVDIIVGGAGTGGTLTGIAHALKPRKPDLRIIAVEPSESAVLSGDEPGPHGIQGIGPGFRPTILDITQIDGIMRVAERDALAVARRVARVEGLPVGISSGAALHAALELARNPANEGLLIVTIIPSFAERYLSTALFNGL
- a CDS encoding Rrf2 family transcriptional regulator, which gives rise to MLLRRDRAMVAISVMLDVGFHGSRTNTVSAADIAERIGLARRGMEPLLQSLSRAGLLESVRGPRGGYRLGRPKRDIRVSDIVAVAVADDGEGHEGPTGRLQVAVVDRLWAELEETLRAQLAAITLDDLLKRAAAAGLRRPAAEPITFVI
- a CDS encoding peroxiredoxin — its product is MSIQLGQTAPDFEQDSNQGKIRFHEWLGQSWGILFSHPKDFTPVCTTELGEAARLAPEWEKRNVKVIGLSVDTGENHKGWEADISETQGQTVKFPILADADRKVSTLYGMIHPEADPNVTVRAVFIIDPNKKVRLTLTYPPSTGRNFKEILRVVDSLQTSDKFKVATPVNWEKGGEAIIPPSTSDDAAKEQFPQGWKTLKPYLRVVKLPEEA